DNA sequence from the Moorena sp. SIOASIH genome:
TCAACTGGTCAAGTTGATCGGCAAAGGTGCTATGGGTCAAGTGTATCAAGCCAAAGATATGCTATTGGGAGGTGTAACGGTTGCTGTCAAGTTTCTCTCCCATACATTATTGAACCAAAAAATGCGCGATCGCTTTGAGCGGGAAGCAACGATTTGCGCTTTGCTTGGTGAGAAAAGCAATCACATCGTGCGAGTTAGGGACTATGGCATAGATGAAAACGATATTTCCTTCTACGTCATGGAATACTTGGCAGGGGGAAATTTAAGCGAAATAATTCACACTAAAACCCTATCCTTACCCCGATTTTTGCATATTACCCGCCAAATTTGTCTGGGATTACAATGTGCTCACCAAGGCATTGTATTTAAAGGCACACTCACTCCAATTGTGCATCGCGATATTAAACCCAGTAACATTCTCGTTGTCGAAGATTCCTCCTTCGGTGAACTGATCAAAATCCTTGACTTTGGCATTGCTAAGCTTCTTCAGTTTGATGGTTCTCAAACCCATTCTTTTATGGGTACCCTAGCCTATTGTTCACCGGAACAAATGGAGGGAAAGGAACTGGATAAACGCTCTGATATCTATAGTCTCGGGGTGATGATGTTTGAGATGTTAACTGGTCACATGCCCATTCTTCCAGAAGATCATTCCTTTGGTAGTTGGTACAAAGCTCATCACTTCAGCCCACCTAAATCCTTTGCATCGATTAACCCCAAGCTAAAGCTGCCGAAGTCCCTAGAGAACCTAATCATGACCTGTATAGCGAAAGAGGTATGTGATCGTCCTCAAAATGTCGGGATTATCCTACGAGCATTGGATTCATTAAACGAAGGTCATGATCGCGGTCGC
Encoded proteins:
- a CDS encoding serine/threonine-protein kinase, yielding MITDPNKGRLLANRYQLVKLIGKGAMGQVYQAKDMLLGGVTVAVKFLSHTLLNQKMRDRFEREATICALLGEKSNHIVRVRDYGIDENDISFYVMEYLAGGNLSEIIHTKTLSLPRFLHITRQICLGLQCAHQGIVFKGTLTPIVHRDIKPSNILVVEDSSFGELIKILDFGIAKLLQFDGSQTHSFMGTLAYCSPEQMEGKELDKRSDIYSLGVMMFEMLTGHMPILPEDHSFGSWYKAHHFSPPKSFASINPKLKLPKSLENLIMTCIAKEVCDRPQNVGIILRALDSLNEGHDRGRYLGHRIQTILSEKPLSKPTQILPVSGNDICRQTSWPDDKPKASIVFPKIIRTTSTTFPTLWVMLTKEEIDNRQVSTRYNQFLYVMVPHPMVLWITAVHNRYHGACWLPCYLDLKTNQGQNIIRLLGDTGYYRILFFAKSQPEYCANVMTSTIAPAQRQLFIDWGNSSKTINSTHQAMLSKRILKQEFEKLKPKILMKLEAAHTDYPTDISG